The Sphaerospermopsis torques-reginae ITEP-024 genome has a window encoding:
- a CDS encoding IS4 family transposase → MLPLFYQKHLKSQLSLAEYLFLKILVNILQSIKNVNLERLANGVPLPIKFESRRKRIQRFLSLPNLTIEKIWFPIIQEWLSIYFTKEKIIYVAIDRTNWNRINLFMVSVIWDKRAFPIYFKLLPKLGNSNISEQQQLLAKVMPLFQNYKVCVLGDREFCSVKLAKYLQSLGVYFCLRLKKNEFVEFEKDIFYELNSLGLAPGVSFFIKGVKVTKTRGFISFNVACKWKRKINGVSPKEGWFILTNFDSLELAIAAYKRRFDIEEMFRDFKKGGYNLEETNVTGERFISLVLLIAIAYSSATIQGQQIKRKGIQKYVSRIKEYGRTERRHSSFYIGLYGQTWVNFKEICMDMVMELMRLNRNKRKNYQQGLRAMRLIESVL, encoded by the coding sequence ATGTTACCCTTATTCTATCAAAAGCACTTAAAAAGTCAATTGAGTTTAGCAGAATATCTGTTCCTCAAAATTTTGGTGAACATCTTACAGTCAATTAAAAATGTGAATTTAGAAAGGTTAGCGAATGGCGTACCGTTACCAATTAAATTTGAAAGTAGAAGAAAAAGAATACAAAGATTTTTATCATTACCAAATCTAACAATTGAAAAAATTTGGTTTCCCATTATTCAGGAATGGTTATCAATATACTTTACCAAGGAAAAAATAATTTATGTAGCAATTGATAGAACCAATTGGAATCGAATAAATTTATTTATGGTGAGTGTAATTTGGGATAAAAGAGCATTTCCCATATATTTTAAATTATTGCCAAAATTAGGGAACAGTAACATATCTGAGCAACAACAGTTATTAGCGAAAGTAATGCCACTTTTTCAAAACTATAAGGTATGTGTATTAGGTGATAGAGAATTTTGTTCAGTAAAACTCGCTAAGTACCTTCAGAGCTTGGGTGTATACTTTTGCCTGCGATTAAAAAAGAACGAATTTGTAGAATTTGAAAAAGATATTTTTTATGAGCTAAATAGTCTTGGTTTAGCACCGGGCGTATCGTTTTTTATTAAAGGCGTGAAGGTAACAAAGACTCGTGGTTTCATCAGTTTTAATGTGGCGTGTAAATGGAAGCGTAAAATCAACGGAGTATCACCCAAAGAAGGGTGGTTTATCTTAACCAATTTTGATAGTCTGGAATTAGCTATTGCTGCATACAAAAGGAGATTTGATATAGAAGAAATGTTTAGAGATTTCAAAAAAGGAGGCTACAATTTAGAAGAGACTAATGTAACTGGTGAACGCTTTATTTCTCTGGTTTTATTAATAGCAATTGCTTACTCTTCCGCAACAATTCAAGGTCAACAAATCAAACGTAAAGGAATACAGAAATATGTTTCCCGCATCAAAGAATATGGTCGAACAGAACGGAGACATAGTAGTTTTTATATTGGATTATATGGTCAAACTTGGGTTAATTTCAAGGAAATTTGTATGGATATGGTCATGGAATTAATGAGATTAAATCGCAATAAACGTAAGAATTATCAACAAGGTCTAAGAGCTATGAGGCTTATAGAGTCTGTCTTGTAG